In one Pyxidicoccus xibeiensis genomic region, the following are encoded:
- a CDS encoding zinc metalloprotease: MRMQGMKQCGALALVVGSLVAWGCGGAEVEPREASPAEVAESWCATSEPSAAELEEVAARLAEREVSAMRLPGSVRVPTYVHVIRKGTGTTNGDVPDTVIRQQLDVLNFAYRNTPFYFDLVGTDRTTNTTWYAMSPGSSAETMAKNALRRGGKESLNLYTASPGGGLLGWATFPWSYAGSPKLDGVVLLNSTLPGGTATGYNSGDTAVHEVGHWLGLLHTATGCSGSDQVADTPNANASYTCAEGADTCVSAGLDPIHNYMHTTDEACMWEFTPGQGARMDAQALQYR; encoded by the coding sequence GTCGTGGGAAGCCTGGTGGCCTGGGGCTGTGGGGGCGCGGAGGTGGAGCCTCGGGAGGCGAGCCCGGCGGAGGTCGCGGAGTCGTGGTGTGCCACCTCGGAGCCGTCCGCGGCGGAGCTGGAGGAGGTCGCCGCGAGGCTGGCGGAGCGCGAGGTGAGCGCGATGCGGCTGCCGGGCTCGGTGCGGGTGCCCACGTATGTCCACGTCATCCGCAAGGGCACGGGCACGACGAACGGCGACGTGCCGGACACGGTGATTCGCCAGCAGCTGGACGTGCTGAACTTCGCGTACCGGAACACGCCCTTCTATTTCGACCTGGTGGGCACTGACAGGACCACCAACACCACCTGGTATGCGATGTCGCCGGGCAGCTCGGCGGAGACGATGGCGAAGAATGCGCTTCGCCGGGGCGGCAAGGAGTCGCTCAACCTGTACACCGCGAGCCCTGGGGGCGGGCTGCTGGGCTGGGCCACCTTCCCGTGGAGTTATGCCGGCAGCCCGAAGCTCGACGGCGTGGTGCTGCTGAACTCGACGCTGCCGGGCGGCACGGCGACGGGCTACAACTCGGGCGACACCGCGGTACACGAGGTGGGGCACTGGCTGGGCCTGCTCCACACGGCCACGGGCTGCTCGGGCAGCGACCAGGTCGCTGACACGCCGAACGCCAACGCGTCGTACACCTGCGCCGAGGGCGCGGACACGTGCGTGAGCGCGGGGCTGGACCCCATCCACAACTACATGCACACGACGGACGAGGCCTGCATGTGGGAGTTCACGCCCGGCCAGGGCGCGCGCATGGACGCCCAGGCGCTCCAGTACCGCTGA